A genome region from Anabaena sphaerica FACHB-251 includes the following:
- a CDS encoding YggT family protein, with protein sequence MYLLITTLAKFVEFYSYLLLFRVLLTWFPQVNWSNQPFAALSQISDPYLNLFRSIIPPLGGMDFSPILAFLVLNLAGSFLAGLSRLPLGQGF encoded by the coding sequence ATGTATTTACTGATTACAACACTGGCAAAATTTGTCGAATTTTATAGCTATTTGCTACTTTTTCGGGTTTTATTAACCTGGTTCCCCCAAGTCAACTGGTCTAATCAACCATTTGCAGCCTTGAGCCAGATTAGTGACCCTTATCTCAATCTATTTCGTTCTATTATCCCCCCATTGGGTGGTATGGATTTTTCGCCCATCTTGGCCTTCCTGGTACTCAATTTGGCTGGAAGTTTTCTAGCAGGTCTGAGTCGTCTACCATTAGGACAGGGATTTTAA